Genomic window (Granulicella arctica):
TCCCATCGATTTGCTTGTCAACAACGCCGGGGTCAATCCAGTGACATCGCTGGAAAGTATTACGCTTTCGGAATGGAATGAAGTTCTTACCACCAACCTGACTTCCTCGTTTCTAGTATCTCAGGCCGTCATTCCAGGGATGAGGGCGCGAAAATGGGGGCGTCTCATCATGCTCTCCTCGGTGGCGGCCCAAACCGGAGGGGTCATAGGGCCCCATTATGCGGCAAGTAAGGCTGGCATTCTCGGCCTGATGCACAGCTACGCAAATCTTCTTGCCAAAGAGGGGATTACGGCCAATGCCATTGCTCCGGCTCTCATCGAGACAGACATGATTTGGAACAACGATAAGATCAAATCCACCCTGATTCCAATCGGACGGTTCGGCCAGCCCGAAGAGGTCGCGCAAGCGGTCGTCATGCTGGCGAGCAACGGCTACATCACTGGTCAGACCCTTAATCTGAACGGTGGGTGGTACATGAGTTAGCGATGAACAAAGGAACTGTACGCCCCATGGTTTATGGGAGTCTTGACGCGAGGATTCTCCCTCCAAAGCTCATGCCTTTGACTGTTGTGAGCGCGACTCTTCTCACGAAGCGAACGCGACGTCTGACGTTCTTTGGCTCGGACCTGGCTGAAATCCCAGAGCCGAAGGCAGGGCAATGGGTGAAGCTCTTCCCCG
Coding sequences:
- a CDS encoding SDR family NAD(P)-dependent oxidoreductase — encoded protein: MAENLSGKIALVTGASRGIGRATALALAESGCDVAINYLHSSDEAAAVAESIAIFGRRAILVRADVTREDEVLRLVQDVEARLGPIDLLVNNAGVNPVTSLESITLSEWNEVLTTNLTSSFLVSQAVIPGMRARKWGRLIMLSSVAAQTGGVIGPHYAASKAGILGLMHSYANLLAKEGITANAIAPALIETDMIWNNDKIKSTLIPIGRFGQPEEVAQAVVMLASNGYITGQTLNLNGGWYMS